From one Conexibacter woesei Iso977N genomic stretch:
- a CDS encoding putative bifunctional diguanylate cyclase/phosphodiesterase: MRTTLASSRATPPSSRLSGRSARVFNLLTGAAIALGLADLAILAGVRLASPAVGTIALPLATGAIAGGLAAIRLGASRGDRRLWVLLFAGLALSFAGGVVSAATGNHVDHTGVADILWLAAYPPWYAALIVISRHYLGGAHRSFWLDGLLIGLASATYVAALFLKDLVGLSQTTLIVTVAYPAADLALLGILFGTLLMIGRPSPQGLVLAGGLLFTLASDTLRTVALSGGHTHATGAMSCAWALGLLGLASASWARPAPGRVLPVGGWWELTSPACIASLACGILVAGHWVVLPDAAVVLAAATFACALARLVWTLREVRSLALHRREALTDDLTGLPNRRALFRELEVLTAAGESSSRHFALLQLDLDGFKELNDTLGHHAGDDLLIAVSRRLEAVCPGTLARLGGDEFAAIVPDGSDASVVAAAVGEALHTPIDIEGVGVAVNASVGIAHFPQDAHDSRELARRADVAMYDAKRLGTVVAGYTAEHDEHSLDRLALAGDLRNAFDRDELWLAFQPQVDIATGRISGAEALIRWRHPSRGEIPPGVLLPIAERTGLMPQLTLWVLERAIAQAAQWRRAGLDIRIGVNVSAIVLVDATLPDRIASTLASHALTPENLCVEVTEDAVMADTSRAIAILDRIKKSGVEISVDDFGTGQSSLEQLKNVPADELKLDRSFVLGMVDDPQDAAIVGSVVGLGRALGLRVVAEGVETPQVWQRLADLGCDVAQGFGLARPMPAAQFERWAREPSDRARLLVPDLHTSRSSWRPRARSRDRVA, translated from the coding sequence ATGAGAACCACTTTGGCCAGCTCGCGCGCCACACCGCCGTCGTCACGCCTCTCGGGCCGGAGCGCCCGCGTGTTCAACCTGCTGACCGGTGCCGCGATCGCGCTCGGCCTCGCCGATCTCGCGATCCTGGCGGGCGTCCGGCTGGCGTCGCCGGCGGTCGGGACGATCGCGCTGCCGTTGGCCACCGGCGCGATCGCCGGCGGCCTGGCCGCGATCCGCCTCGGCGCCTCGAGGGGGGACCGCAGGCTCTGGGTCCTGCTGTTCGCCGGGCTCGCGCTGTCGTTCGCGGGCGGTGTCGTGAGCGCCGCGACCGGCAACCACGTCGACCACACCGGCGTGGCGGACATCCTCTGGCTCGCCGCCTACCCGCCGTGGTACGCGGCGCTGATCGTGATCTCGCGCCACTACCTCGGCGGCGCGCACAGGTCGTTCTGGCTCGACGGGCTGCTGATCGGCCTTGCCTCGGCGACCTACGTCGCGGCGCTGTTCCTGAAGGACCTGGTCGGGCTCTCGCAGACGACGCTGATCGTCACCGTCGCCTACCCGGCGGCCGACCTCGCGCTGCTCGGGATCCTCTTCGGCACGCTGCTGATGATCGGCCGGCCCTCGCCCCAGGGCCTGGTCCTGGCCGGCGGCCTGCTGTTCACGCTGGCCTCCGACACGCTGCGGACCGTCGCGCTGAGCGGCGGGCACACGCACGCGACGGGCGCGATGTCGTGCGCCTGGGCGCTGGGGCTGCTGGGCCTGGCGAGCGCGTCGTGGGCGCGCCCCGCGCCGGGCCGCGTGCTGCCGGTCGGCGGCTGGTGGGAGCTGACGTCGCCTGCGTGCATCGCGTCGCTGGCGTGCGGGATCCTGGTCGCGGGCCACTGGGTCGTGCTGCCGGACGCCGCGGTCGTCCTGGCCGCCGCGACGTTCGCCTGCGCGCTGGCGCGGCTGGTCTGGACGCTGCGCGAGGTGCGCTCGCTGGCGCTGCACCGCCGCGAGGCGCTGACCGACGACCTCACCGGCCTGCCCAACCGCCGCGCGCTGTTCCGGGAGCTGGAGGTGCTGACCGCCGCGGGCGAGTCGTCCTCGCGCCACTTCGCGCTGCTGCAGCTGGACCTCGACGGCTTCAAGGAGCTCAACGACACTCTCGGCCACCACGCCGGCGACGACCTGCTGATCGCGGTCTCGCGGCGGCTGGAGGCCGTCTGCCCGGGCACGCTGGCGCGGCTCGGCGGCGACGAGTTCGCCGCGATCGTGCCGGACGGATCCGACGCGTCGGTGGTCGCCGCCGCCGTCGGCGAGGCGCTGCACACGCCGATCGACATCGAGGGCGTGGGCGTCGCGGTGAACGCGAGCGTCGGCATCGCGCACTTCCCGCAGGACGCGCACGACTCGCGCGAGCTGGCGCGGCGCGCCGACGTCGCGATGTACGACGCCAAGCGCCTGGGCACCGTCGTCGCGGGCTACACGGCCGAGCACGACGAGCACTCGCTGGATCGCCTGGCGCTGGCCGGCGACCTGCGCAACGCCTTCGACCGCGACGAGCTGTGGCTGGCCTTCCAGCCGCAGGTCGACATCGCGACCGGCCGGATCTCGGGCGCCGAGGCGCTGATCCGCTGGCGCCATCCGTCGCGCGGCGAGATCCCGCCGGGCGTGCTGCTGCCGATCGCCGAGCGCACCGGCCTGATGCCGCAGCTGACGCTGTGGGTCCTGGAGCGCGCGATCGCGCAGGCGGCGCAGTGGCGGCGGGCCGGGCTCGACATCCGCATCGGGGTGAACGTCAGCGCGATCGTGCTGGTCGACGCCACGCTGCCGGACCGGATCGCCTCGACGCTGGCGTCGCACGCGCTGACGCCGGAGAACCTGTGCGTCGAGGTCACCGAGGACGCGGTCATGGCCGACACGTCCCGGGCGATCGCGATCCTGGACCGGATCAAGAAGTCCGGCGTGGAGATCTCGGTCGACGACTTCGGGACCGGGCAGTCGTCCCTGGAGCAGCTCAAGAACGTGCCGGCCGACGAGCTGAAGCTGGATCGCTCGTTCGTGCTGGGGATGGTCGACGACCCGCAGGACGCGGCGATCGTCGGCTCGGTCGTGGGGCTGGGACGCGCCTTGGGGTTGCGGGTCGTCGCCGAGGGCGTCGAGACGCCCCAGGTCTGGCAGCGCCTGGCCGACCTCGGCTGCGACGTCGCCCAGGGCTTCGGCCTGGCCCGCCCGATGCCCGCCGCGCAGTTCGAGCGCTGGGCCCGCGAGCCGAGCGACCGCGCCCGCCTGCTCGTGCCGGATCTGCACACGTCGCGCTCGTCCTGGCGCCCGCGGGCGCGTTCGCGCGACCGCGTCGCCTAG
- a CDS encoding sensor histidine kinase: MRPSSLSARVALAAVAAVAICLAVAGVAVVVIAARTDRTTLDGDLKRVVDRRAKPALLAVRGTQGAAVGPDEDRFVRVVAGNGVTVQHGGAAVPDDFPDAAGAQEHPETVHAGGQDWRVVSRTIAGGRTLQAAARLQPLRDRAARLGRIVFLVALIALAGSALLARTLTRAALRPLDRLRTAARTVGTGTGDATARVPADAGVAEVDELGADLNAMLARLERAHADRAAALEAARAFAADAGHELRTPLTSLSVNLAAARAGDREALDAADAELMRIGTLVEQLQALARGSSGPPQQVEGLDLVDFADAAVTAARRRHPETTIDLDAPGHTAPYVGDPDGLRALLDNLVENAARHGGPHVVVTVGDHRLDVEDDGPGIPAHERDLALTRFGRASSARGPGSGLGLAIAAAQAHRHGGTLKLSDSDRFGGLRATATLGRA; this comes from the coding sequence GTGAGACCGTCGAGCCTGAGCGCCCGCGTCGCGCTGGCGGCCGTCGCGGCGGTCGCGATCTGCCTCGCGGTCGCGGGCGTGGCCGTCGTCGTGATCGCCGCGAGGACCGACCGCACGACGCTCGACGGCGACCTCAAGCGCGTCGTCGACCGCCGCGCCAAGCCCGCGCTGCTCGCCGTCCGCGGGACGCAGGGGGCGGCCGTCGGCCCGGACGAGGACCGATTCGTCCGCGTCGTCGCCGGCAACGGCGTCACGGTCCAGCACGGCGGCGCCGCGGTCCCGGACGACTTCCCGGACGCCGCGGGCGCGCAGGAGCACCCCGAGACCGTCCACGCCGGCGGCCAGGACTGGCGCGTGGTGTCACGCACGATCGCGGGCGGCCGCACGCTCCAGGCCGCCGCGCGGCTGCAACCGCTGCGCGACCGCGCGGCGCGCCTGGGCCGGATCGTGTTCCTGGTGGCCTTGATCGCGCTCGCCGGTTCGGCGCTCCTGGCCCGCACGCTCACCCGCGCAGCGCTGCGCCCCCTCGACCGCCTGCGCACCGCCGCGCGCACGGTCGGCACCGGGACCGGCGACGCCACGGCGCGCGTGCCCGCCGACGCGGGCGTCGCCGAGGTCGACGAGCTCGGCGCCGACCTCAACGCGATGCTCGCCCGCCTGGAGCGCGCGCACGCCGACCGCGCCGCCGCGCTGGAGGCCGCGCGCGCCTTCGCCGCCGACGCCGGGCACGAGCTGCGCACGCCGCTGACGAGCCTGTCGGTCAACCTCGCCGCGGCCCGCGCCGGGGACCGCGAGGCGCTCGACGCCGCCGACGCCGAGCTGATGCGGATCGGGACGCTCGTCGAACAGCTCCAGGCGCTCGCCCGCGGCAGCAGCGGCCCGCCGCAGCAGGTCGAAGGACTCGACCTGGTCGACTTCGCCGACGCCGCTGTCACCGCCGCCCGCCGCCGCCATCCGGAGACGACGATCGACCTCGACGCGCCCGGCCACACCGCGCCCTACGTCGGCGATCCCGACGGCCTCCGCGCGTTGTTGGACAACCTGGTCGAGAACGCCGCCCGCCACGGCGGCCCGCACGTCGTCGTCACCGTCGGAGACCACCGGCTCGACGTCGAGGACGACGGCCCCGGCATCCCCGCGCACGAACGCGACCTCGCCCTGACCCGCTTCGGCCGCGCCAGCTCGGCCCGCGGCCCCGGCTCCGGCCTCGGCCTCGCGATCGCCGCCGCCCAGGCCCACCGCCACGGCGGCACGCTGAAGCTCAGCGACTCCGACCGCTTCGGCGGCCTCCGCGCAACGGCGACCCTCGGCCGCGCCTGA
- a CDS encoding response regulator transcription factor, which translates to MSPSSPRVLVVDDDAAIREALDRALRGEGFAVRTADGGRSGLREAAAFAPDAIVLDVAMPDLNGRAVCARLRAGGDRVPILILSARDEVDDRVAGLQAGADDYLVKPFAFAELVARLRALLRRAAEEHAAAATPATECPDDLVAGDLTVVLADRTARRGARAIDLTRREFDLLEALARHTGIVLSREQLLQQVWGYDFAVEGNVVDVFVGYLRRKLEAEGEPRLIQTVRGVGFVLRAEP; encoded by the coding sequence ATGAGCCCGTCGTCGCCGCGCGTCCTCGTCGTCGACGACGACGCCGCGATCCGCGAGGCCCTCGACCGCGCGCTGCGCGGCGAGGGCTTCGCCGTGCGCACGGCCGACGGCGGCCGCTCCGGTCTGCGCGAGGCGGCGGCGTTCGCGCCCGACGCGATCGTCCTCGACGTCGCGATGCCCGACCTCAACGGCCGCGCGGTCTGCGCGCGCCTGCGCGCCGGCGGCGACCGCGTGCCGATCCTGATCCTCAGCGCGCGCGACGAGGTCGACGACCGCGTCGCGGGCCTGCAGGCCGGCGCCGACGACTACCTCGTCAAGCCGTTCGCGTTCGCCGAGCTGGTCGCGCGGCTGCGCGCGCTGCTGCGCCGGGCGGCCGAGGAGCACGCGGCCGCGGCCACGCCCGCCACCGAGTGCCCGGACGACCTCGTCGCCGGCGACCTCACGGTCGTCCTCGCGGACCGCACGGCGCGGCGCGGCGCGCGGGCGATCGACCTGACCCGCCGCGAGTTCGACCTCCTGGAGGCGCTGGCCCGCCACACCGGGATCGTCCTGTCGCGCGAGCAGCTGCTCCAGCAGGTCTGGGGCTACGACTTCGCCGTCGAGGGCAACGTGGTGGACGTGTTCGTCGGCTACCTGCGCCGCAAGCTCGAGGCCGAGGGCGAGCCGCGGCTGATCCAGACCGTCCGCGGCGTCGGCTTCGTCCTGCGGGCCGAGCCGTGA
- a CDS encoding phosphomannomutase/phosphoglucomutase encodes MSVPAEIFKAYDIRGIHGEQLGPDDAEQIGRAFARVIAELEGKPVGELRLGLGRDMRLTAPEMAARYRAGMVAEGAHVIDAGQVGTEMLYFLVGSRELDGGLMCTASHNPKAYTGAKLVKRGAIALSGDEGIQDIRRLVDAGLGEPDAAAAGSAEEVDIYEEFQAAALGTIDPANVKPLKVVVDGGNGMAGPMAGPVLRGLGLELVETYFTPDGNFPDHEPNPLLEENRRFIVDKVVAEGADLGIAWDGDADRCFFIDDTGRFVDGDFLTAILAEHLLAKPGNAGADILYDARASRAVADTVEAAGGKAHINRVGHAFFKTRMRDEGAIFGGEVSGHYYFHDFYNADSGTLPALLVLEKLSVEGKRMSELLEPFKAKYFISGEINSEVSDAAAKMTELEEHYGSQPGAEVTHVDGVSVDFEDWHFNVRPSNTEPLLRLTLESLVSEADMVAKRDEVLGRIRA; translated from the coding sequence ATGAGCGTCCCCGCCGAGATCTTCAAGGCCTATGACATCCGCGGCATCCACGGCGAGCAGCTGGGGCCGGATGATGCTGAGCAGATCGGTCGCGCGTTCGCGCGGGTGATCGCGGAGCTGGAGGGCAAGCCCGTCGGCGAGCTGCGGCTGGGCCTGGGTCGCGACATGCGGCTGACCGCACCCGAGATGGCCGCGCGCTACCGCGCCGGGATGGTCGCCGAGGGCGCGCACGTGATCGACGCGGGCCAGGTCGGGACCGAGATGTTGTACTTCCTGGTCGGCTCGCGTGAGCTCGACGGCGGGCTGATGTGCACCGCGTCGCACAACCCGAAGGCCTACACGGGCGCCAAGCTCGTCAAGAGGGGCGCGATCGCCTTGTCGGGCGACGAGGGGATCCAGGACATCCGCAGGCTCGTGGACGCCGGGCTCGGGGAGCCCGACGCCGCCGCGGCCGGGTCCGCCGAGGAGGTCGACATCTACGAGGAGTTCCAGGCCGCCGCGCTCGGGACGATCGACCCGGCCAACGTCAAGCCCCTGAAGGTCGTCGTCGACGGCGGCAACGGGATGGCGGGGCCGATGGCCGGCCCGGTCCTGCGCGGGCTCGGCCTCGAGCTGGTCGAGACGTACTTCACGCCCGACGGCAACTTCCCCGACCACGAGCCCAACCCGTTGTTGGAGGAGAACCGCAGGTTCATCGTGGACAAGGTCGTCGCCGAGGGCGCCGACCTCGGGATCGCCTGGGACGGCGACGCCGACCGCTGCTTCTTCATCGACGACACCGGCCGGTTCGTGGACGGCGACTTCCTGACGGCGATCCTCGCCGAGCACCTGCTGGCCAAGCCGGGCAACGCCGGCGCCGACATCCTCTACGACGCGCGCGCATCCCGGGCGGTCGCGGACACCGTCGAGGCCGCGGGCGGCAAGGCGCACATCAACCGCGTGGGCCACGCGTTCTTCAAGACGCGCATGCGCGACGAGGGCGCGATCTTCGGCGGCGAGGTGTCGGGCCACTACTACTTCCACGACTTCTACAACGCGGACTCGGGGACGCTGCCGGCGCTGCTGGTGCTGGAGAAGCTGAGCGTCGAGGGCAAGAGGATGTCCGAGCTGCTGGAGCCGTTCAAGGCCAAGTACTTCATCTCGGGCGAGATCAACTCCGAGGTCAGCGACGCGGCCGCGAAGATGACCGAGCTGGAGGAGCACTACGGCTCGCAGCCGGGCGCCGAGGTGACGCACGTCGACGGCGTGTCGGTCGACTTCGAGGACTGGCACTTCAACGTGCGCCCGTCGAACACCGAGCCGCTGCTGCGCCTGACGCTGGAGTCGCTGGTCTCCGAGGCCGACATGGTCGCCAAGCGCGACGAGGTCCTCGGCCGGATCCGCGCGTGA
- a CDS encoding MBL fold metallo-hydrolase, whose protein sequence is MSAGVGGPGIIALPVPTPFAVGRVNCYLIEDDPLTLVDAGPNSGTSLTVLEAALRAHGRAVEDLERIVLTHQHIDHIGLAKILADRSGAEVVALDVLAPWLASYGKQIEADDVFAEELMLRNGIPREIGIALRAVTASFRGWGSAVDVTRTVSEGDVLEFAARSWRVHRRPGHSPSDTVFHDEASGELMGGDHLIKHISSNPLISRSLPGDAPSDGGAHRPRALLMYMDSLRATRAMDLRIVYSGHGDPVEDHRALIDERFEGYERRAHKIAGIIGDGEPKSGFEIAQAMWGNVAVTQAFLTLSEVLGHVDLLLERGEVVEVESDGVVRFAPSA, encoded by the coding sequence GTGAGCGCCGGGGTGGGCGGGCCCGGCATCATCGCGCTGCCGGTCCCGACGCCGTTCGCGGTCGGGCGGGTCAACTGCTACCTGATCGAGGACGACCCGCTGACGCTGGTCGACGCGGGCCCGAACTCCGGAACGTCCTTGACCGTTCTGGAAGCCGCGTTGCGTGCACACGGTCGCGCGGTCGAAGACCTGGAGCGGATCGTGCTGACCCATCAGCACATCGACCACATCGGGTTGGCGAAGATCCTGGCGGACCGGTCGGGTGCGGAGGTCGTCGCGCTTGACGTCCTGGCGCCGTGGCTGGCGTCGTACGGCAAGCAGATCGAGGCCGACGACGTCTTCGCCGAGGAGCTGATGCTGCGCAACGGGATCCCGCGGGAGATCGGGATCGCGCTACGCGCCGTGACCGCGTCGTTCCGGGGCTGGGGCTCAGCGGTCGACGTGACGCGGACGGTGAGCGAGGGCGACGTCCTGGAGTTCGCCGCGCGCTCCTGGCGCGTGCACCGCCGGCCGGGGCACTCGCCGAGCGACACGGTCTTCCACGACGAGGCCAGCGGCGAGCTGATGGGCGGCGATCACCTGATCAAGCACATCTCCTCGAACCCGCTGATCTCACGGTCGCTGCCGGGGGACGCGCCGAGCGACGGCGGGGCGCACCGCCCGCGGGCGCTGTTGATGTACATGGACTCGCTGCGCGCGACGCGCGCGATGGACCTCAGGATCGTCTACTCCGGCCACGGCGACCCGGTCGAGGATCACCGCGCGCTGATCGACGAGCGCTTCGAGGGCTACGAGCGCCGCGCGCACAAGATCGCCGGGATCATCGGCGACGGCGAGCCGAAGTCCGGCTTCGAGATCGCGCAGGCCATGTGGGGCAACGTCGCGGTGACGCAGGCGTTCCTGACGCTCAGCGAGGTGCTGGGGCACGTCGACCTCCTGCTGGAGCGCGGCGAGGTGGTCGAGGTCGAGTCCGACGGCGTCGTCCGCTTTGCGCCGAGCGCGTAG
- a CDS encoding GNAT family N-acetyltransferase, translating into MRRARSDEAAAVAALVEAAFARHVAAVGRRPAPMDDDHAARITAGEQYVRDAEDGTPALASSIVLVDNGDHLVVNNVAARPDLQGQGLGRDLLAFAEDEARRRGFAEIRLHTNAAMADNILMYPKLGYTETGRETRSGFHRVLFIKPLT; encoded by the coding sequence TTGCGCCGAGCGCGTAGCGACGAGGCCGCGGCGGTCGCCGCGCTGGTCGAGGCAGCGTTCGCGCGCCATGTCGCGGCGGTCGGGCGGCGCCCGGCGCCGATGGACGACGACCACGCGGCGCGCATCACCGCCGGCGAGCAGTACGTCCGCGACGCCGAGGACGGCACGCCCGCGCTGGCGTCCTCGATCGTGTTGGTGGACAACGGCGACCACCTGGTCGTCAACAACGTCGCGGCCCGCCCGGACCTGCAAGGACAAGGCCTCGGCCGCGACCTCCTGGCCTTCGCCGAGGACGAGGCCCGCCGCCGCGGCTTCGCCGAGATCCGTCTGCACACCAACGCGGCCATGGCGGACAACATCCTGATGTACCCCAAGCTGGGCTACACCGAGACCGGCCGCGAGACCCGCTCCGGTTTCCACCGCGTCCTCTTCATCAAGCCGCTCACCTAG
- a CDS encoding MOSC domain-containing protein: MTHARVLSLQVGRAGTLPWRDGEVATAIVKKPVLDGARIALSPTGFDDDEQADLTVHGGPDKAICCYASEHFPYWVRLLERSEPMPPGAFGENLTLHGALETGVHIGDTYRLGDDGVVVQVSQPRGPCFKLAARWGTKRVTREMAYDMIAGFYFRVIETGTVAAGDTLELLDRTSPITVAEVLRVTYRDRHDPQALSRVVAVPELAEQWRTSLHKLLEYNMLPLKDPIGGA, from the coding sequence ATGACGCACGCTCGGGTCCTCTCGCTGCAGGTCGGTCGCGCCGGCACGTTGCCGTGGCGCGACGGCGAGGTCGCGACCGCGATCGTCAAGAAGCCCGTGCTGGACGGCGCGCGGATCGCGTTGAGCCCGACCGGCTTCGACGACGACGAGCAGGCCGACCTCACCGTCCACGGCGGTCCCGACAAGGCGATCTGCTGCTACGCCTCCGAGCACTTCCCCTACTGGGTGAGGCTCCTGGAGCGTTCCGAGCCGATGCCACCCGGCGCCTTCGGGGAGAACCTCACGCTGCACGGCGCGCTGGAGACCGGCGTGCACATCGGCGACACCTACAGGTTGGGCGACGACGGCGTGGTCGTCCAGGTCTCCCAACCCCGCGGCCCCTGCTTCAAGCTCGCCGCGCGCTGGGGCACCAAGCGCGTGACCCGCGAGATGGCCTACGACATGATCGCCGGCTTCTACTTCCGGGTGATCGAGACCGGGACCGTCGCCGCCGGCGACACCCTCGAGCTGCTCGACCGCACCAGCCCCATCACCGTCGCCGAGGTCCTCCGCGTCACCTACCGCGACCGCCACGACCCCCAAGCCCTGTCCCGCGTGGTCGCGGTCCCCGAGCTGGCCGAGCAATGGCGCACCTCCCTCCACAAGCTCTTGGAGTACAACATGCTCCCGCTGAAGGACCCGATCGGCGGAGCCTGA